The window CTGATCATTCCATCGGTCATGATGGAAACAGCGCTGGGTTCCCCTGAATCTGCTGCCAGGAATTCAATCACTGATCCAGCCATTTTTTCCGCTTCCAATGAGACAGAATCTACAAGATCATGAACATGAAGGACATTCCCGGCGGCAAAAATACCCGCTACATTCGTCTGAAGATTTTCATCCACAAGAGGCCCGTTGGTACGCGGGTCCAATTGAACTCCCGCGGACAGAGATAATTCGTTTTCAGGAATAAGACCGACCGACAAAATGAGGGTATCACAGGAGTAATCCTGTTCCGTCCCGGGAATAATTTTAAGATTTTCATCCACCCGGGAAACTGTAATGCCCGTCAGCCGCTCTTTCCCCTTGATTTGAGTGACAGTATGACTCAGGAAGAGGGGAATATTATAATCATTGAGACACTGCTCAATATTTCTTACGAGACCACTCGGGTAAGGTTGAATCTCAAAAACACCTTTGACCCTGGCCCCTTCAAGAGTCAGACGCCTCGCCATGATCATGCCGATATCCCCGGAACCAAGGATCATGACATCCTGACCCACCATCGTGTTTTGCAGATTGATGTATGCTTGAGCCACTCCGGCCGTATACACTCCCGCCGGTCTGTCACCGGGGATGCTGATGGCTCCCCGGCTCCTTTCCCGGCAGCCCATAGCCAAAACAACAGCTTTGGCCTGAAAAAGAACCAGACCATTCGGGGATACAGCTTTTACCTGCTTGCCAGGACTGATACTGAGAACCGTCGTTTCGGTCAGCCACTCGATTCCCAGGGCTTCGGCTTCATCGATAAATTTCTGTGCATATTCGGGGCCGCTCATGGACGCCTTAAAGCGGATCAGCCCAAACCCGTCATGAATGCACTGACGAAGAATACCTCCGGGGAATCTCTCCCGTTCCAGGATGACAATATCTTCAATACCTTGTTTCCTCATTTCTACGGCAGCCGCCAATCCGGCCGGTCCACCACCAATGATGACGACGTCTTTTTTCTGAGGATTCATCATACTCGTACCCATCCAGTAAACATTTGTGACCGGCCACGTGAATAGAGAATCTCGGTCGGCTCTTTTTGTTTTTCTTCCTGAATGATCGCTGCAATTCTGGTCTGGCAGTACCCGCCCTGGCAGCGCCCCATCAAAGCACGGGTTCGGTTTTTAATGCTCATGACTGTGTCGACACCCAGAGGGTTGTTCAGGGCCTGAAGAATCTCCGCTCTGGTAATCGTCTCACAACGGCATACGATTTCACCATAGGCCGGCTCTTTTGCTATAAGATCCGCCTGCTCTTCTGTGGTTTTATCAGAAAAAGAGACAATCCCCTTCCGGCGGGGATTAAAGGATTTGTTTAAAGTCAGGTGTTCCCGCTCCGCCAGAAGCCTGACCGCTCTTCTGGCTACAGGCAGTGCACTGGTCAATCCCGGGGATTCAATGCCGACTAGATTTATGGTGTGAGGGGCTTCATCTCTGGCTTCTATGACAAAATCCAGAATTTCACCTGTATCCGGATTCACCAGCTAGGGTCTGACCCCGGCAAAGTTCCTGATAATATACTCCGCTTTAATATGGGGGAATAGTTTTGACCCGCTCT is drawn from Oceanispirochaeta sp. and contains these coding sequences:
- a CDS encoding FAD-dependent oxidoreductase, whose protein sequence is MMNPQKKDVVIIGGGPAGLAAAVEMRKQGIEDIVILERERFPGGILRQCIHDGFGLIRFKASMSGPEYAQKFIDEAEALGIEWLTETTVLSISPGKQVKAVSPNGLVLFQAKAVVLAMGCRERSRGAISIPGDRPAGVYTAGVAQAYINLQNTMVGQDVMILGSGDIGMIMARRLTLEGARVKGVFEIQPYPSGLVRNIEQCLNDYNIPLFLSHTVTQIKGKERLTGITVSRVDENLKIIPGTEQDYSCDTLILSVGLIPENELSLSAGVQLDPRTNGPLVDENLQTNVAGIFAAGNVLHVHDLVDSVSLEAEKMAGSVIEFLAADSGEPSAVSIMTDGMI
- a CDS encoding (2Fe-2S)-binding protein, which produces MNPDTGEILDFVIEARDEAPHTINLVGIESPGLTSALPVARRAVRLLAEREHLTLNKSFNPRRKGIVSFSDKTTEEQADLIAKEPAYGEIVCRCETITRAEILQALNNPLGVDTVMSIKNRTRALMGRCQGGYCQTRIAAIIQEEKQKEPTEILYSRGRSQMFTGWVRV